A single region of the Salvia miltiorrhiza cultivar Shanhuang (shh) chromosome 8, IMPLAD_Smil_shh, whole genome shotgun sequence genome encodes:
- the LOC131001978 gene encoding homeobox-leucine zipper protein GLABRA 2-like produces the protein MSIDMSSNLPPSQPRDLFASAPALSLSLAGIFQGGGGEVEEGEGGIGGDAVEISSENSGAGKSRSDDYYELAAEGLMDDEDEDENDGGGGKKRKRKKYHRHTPQQIREMEAYVSLFSLLHTHTHVYV, from the exons ATGAGTATAGATATGTCGTCCAATCTCCCCCCTTCTCAGCCCAGAGATCTTTTCGCCTCTGCTCCagctctctcactctctctt GCTGGTATTTTCCAAGGTGGCGGAGGCGAGGTGGAGGAGGGGGAGGGCGGGATCGGCGGCGACGCAGTGGAGATAAGCAGCGAGAATTCCGGCGCCGGCAAGTCGCGGTCGGACGACTACTACGAGTTGGCAGCGGAGGGATTAatggatgatgaagatgaagatgaaaatgacggcggcggcggcaagaagaggaagaggaagaaatATCACAGACACACACCCCAACAGATTCGAGAAATGGAAGCGTATGTTTCTCTCTTTAGTCtcctccacacacacacacatgtgtATGTGTGA